The DNA region CAAAACAAAAAGGGCAAAAAATAAAAACTCTTAATTAAGCTAGGTTTATACAGACTTGTCGCTTAAACACCCTATAATCTACTTTTACTAAAAGAGCAGACTTATCCTTATTCTACTCCAACGAATAATCATTCTTGTTTTAATCTTTTTATCGAATAACTAAATTAGCTCGTCTTGTTTTTACTACTTGAGGAGTATATTTATTTTTCTCTTCTTGACCATGAAAACCTAAACGTTCATACACTGAACCGCCGATACCCGGTATTACCTCACCTTGTTGTGTTTTTTCATTATCTTGAGCAAAATATAAAAATTCAAATTTGTTATATATTTCTGGTAAAAAATGTTTTTTTAAACTATTTTCTGCCCCAAAATAAATAACAGGGGCAACAACAAAAATATGAGTAGGATTAATTTTTTCAATTAAATTAGTTAAATTAGTTTTAACAACACAAGCACCAGAAATTATCGATTTTACTATTATTAAATAATCAATTTCTGAGTTAGTTGGTTCTTGATATTTTTTGATGATAGGAGCTACTTTTAATTCATCAATATCAAAGGGAGAAAATCTTTGATTCCAAAAACAAGAAAAAGTAACAGAAATATTATTATTTTCTAAAACATCCATAATGCCTTTTGCTAAAAAATCAGCATCTTCAACAGTACAAGCAAGAGAAACAGTAGAATTATTTTGTTCAATTTTATTTACTATAATATCCCCAAAAGATTCCCCTAAATTTCTCATAGTAGATTTATAAATATCAGATGATGTTGATTTATTTATCAAAATATTTAATAAATTATCAATATTATTATTTATCAAGCTGTCATTATATTTTCTACTCATATTAGTATCCCCATATTTTCTAACTCATCAAAAGTAGAAGGTTTTGTATTTAAAATAGCTGACTCAAACTTTTGAAACTCAGAAGTTGTTACATCATAAGTTAAAGTTCCTTTATCTATTCCATTAAAATATTCCCATTGAAAAAAACCTCTAATAATACTATATTTAAAATCAGGAATGTTATCTAAAATATCTTTTAATTCTTTTTTTATATCTAAATTTGTCTGAAAAGAACGTATAAAAGAAGAACGTTTTTTTTGTACTTTTTCTAAAAAATCTTTTATGGAAATATTCTGATTTTCTTTAGCACACCATGCACCGATTAAATGTTGAATAAGTGTTTCAATTTTATCTGTTTCTGGTTCATCAAAAGCTGATAAATAATAAATGAATTGCTTAAAATTTTCATTTTTTTTAATAATTTCTATTAAATTATTCTCATATTCAAATAAAATAACATCACTATATTTTTTTATTGTATTAGGAATCTTAGATTTTAAATTTTTATATTGAGATAAATCAGAAATTACCAAACAAACTTTACAGTTGTGTTGAGGATAAATTTTTTGATTCAGTATATATTGATGTTTGAAATCAGAACATATAGATTTTTCATCACTATCTAAACCCCAAGATATATTACTAGAATTTTTTAATTGATAATGTTGTAATTCTTCTAAATTATTATTTACTATTTTAATCACAAGATCATCAACAAATGCTTGTACTTGAGTTTTAATAATAACTTCTAAGTTTTCTTCTAAAACAGGTTGTGAATATTCTGTTATTTTATATATTGCAAAAAAATTTTCGTAGCAGTTACCTTTACGATTACTAGAACCTCCTCTATCCTTATTCAAAACATATTTATATAATGTTTCGCCAAAAATATCCTTTATATTTTCTGGTTGATACATATTATGAGAAATCAAACAGCTTAAGTTTTTATTATGTTATCAGTCTTTTTCCTTAATCTTCTTATAATTTTTTGTCAGAATAATCATTAACTAAGTTCGATCGCATCGCTCTCTCATATTCCTTTTTTGAAACCCATTTCAAGAATCGATCGCACTGTGAGCAACAAATTTTCCCAGCGTGGTAGCGATTGCCACTAGGGTAAATATGACCTTGAGTATTGCCACAACGGCAGGGCGATAGTAATGAACACTTCTTCAACTCCAAAAAACTTAATTGACTCTCCATCATACTCACACCCCCACCCCGACATTATTTTTATTATTTTGGGGATTTTGGTTTTCTGATTTTGTTATCCGTAACAATTTTTCTAATATATATATAGGGAAATTTGTAACGCTCGAATCCATTGCTATATCTTTATTTTGGCGTTTATCCCTTTCAAACCAGTTAAGCAAAATATCAAAGGAGAAATTAGGTAAAACCTCAAGATGATATTCTCGAAAAGTATCATCACCATCACGGATAACACCGAGACATTTTAACTTGAAACCTATTTGACGCAATAGAGAGTTAATCGTGCTAACAACATTTTTACTAATAGTAATACCAACCGCTCGAAATTCCTTAGCATTACTGGAGACGTTTAAAATTTTGTTAATCTCTGTAAGTTTAGGATCGTCATTTCGGACGCTACCTTGATCAAGGCAATACTCAACAATTTCTAAAACATTAATCGCTTTTAATGCCGTGATTTTGGGAGTTAATACCCTATTCCCTACATCAAAAGACGTTAAGCTATTACTGTTATTAGATGCCATTTCCTGAGCAGTCTTAACATCTTTTCGTTTCAAGAAGACATTACCAAGAGTCAGATAGTAGAAAAGTTTTAATTTCCCATAATTACCATCGTCATCAAATTCGAGAATTTCCTTAGTAACATCTCCATAGGCTTTTTTAACCTTATGTTTTCTCGAAGTACAAATATCGTCTAAAGTATGTCCTTTAACCTTTTTAATTTTTTCAAGTTTTTCTGCTTGGTCATCGTCAATATCAGGACGGCTTAAAATATGCTCATTCCTGTTATCTTGACAATATTTAGCATTCTCCTTAACCTCATCAAAATCCGCCCCTAAATCATCATCACCGCCATAAACCGTATGACCTTGACTCTTAATCAAATCAATTAATAATTCTTGATAACAACGGGAGGAAGCATTAGTTCGAGATGCTATTTTTGCCCACGTCTCAATGAAAATACCATCATAATCATCTAACCTTAATTGAGAGTCGATCAGCCCCAAAGAATGTACAGCATAATTAGCTATTTTCTGATTACTAGCTAAAACATCGATCGAGCTACATGAACCATTCCCGACATAGCTATTACCCGTTTTAGGGCAGTAAAAATGTCTTTCAACTTTATCCCTCAAGCGCCACATAATTTGTAAAAAACTATGAGGGCTAATATTACCCATTGAAAAAGCTATTACCTTATTAAAATGATTAAAAACATCAACACTGACACCCGTACACAATGAAGGGGAACAAATAACCACATCATAAAGTAATAGCAAGGTGTTTAAATTCCCCAAGCATTTATAGGCTTGGTGAGTAGGATCATTTGTTGTCTCAGAGTCAATTCTTAAAATTTTTAACTCAGGATATTTTTTACTCAAGTAATTTTCAAGGGCGATCGTACCATGCTTACTTTTTGGCTTTTGGGAAGACGTAGCGATAAATAAACGTTCACCCCTTGCTAGACAATCCTCACCATAGCCTAATAAATCATTAGCTGTCTTATACTGGAAAAACTCCATACCCTCGAATTTGTAAGTATTTTCGATGATATAGGCTGGGGTATCCAGTAACTTCTCAAAGAAATTAATAGAGACATCAGACAAGTCAGCATCAGCTATGATACACTCAACTATTTTTTCTCTCATATCCCATAAGGTACGGAAGACGGTAGGACGGAAATCAGCGATCGCAGTTTGTCCACAGAAAGCATGAGTTAACACTTGCTCACTTTCATCGACTATTAAACAAATTTCTGTCCAGTTATCAGGATTGATACCATCTTTTTTAGGATAGAAGGAATCAATACAAAGACTAAAACCATAATAGTTTCGAGTCGGATCATTTTCCGTTCTATAAGGCACTCCAAAACGTACCGATAATGCCTTAGCTAAACTCTCCAAATGAGTCAAGACGAAACAGGGTAAACCATTGTTTAAATTTTCTTCTATCCTTTTAACGATTAACTCAGTTTTACCAGTATTATGGGATGCTTTTAATCCGATTAAACGATGTCTAGGAAGTTCTTTAACAGCTTCATTACACCAACGGGAATTAATAGTTAAACTAACCTTACTCAACTTAAATTGATGTTCAACTACCCAGTAACTAAAACCCATTCTATTGGCAAAAATATCAGCTAAAACCTTGCTAGGGTTATCAGCATTAAAGAGAACGTCATCGATCCCTTTACCCAACTCAGGAAGCCACGACAAAATATTAACTCTACATTTTTCTTGTTGGAGAGTAGCACCTAAGCAAAATATTGCCTTGCGTACATCCCTAATAGTCGTTCTTTTAGTATCAGCATCGAAGGCAATGTTAAAAACTCTATTAGGTTTACAGAATAGTTTTAAGTCATCTTGAATGATTCTCTTACCATTAATTTTTCTAAAACCCATTGTTACCCCCGGCAGTCCGAGCGCAATAATATTTTGAGATAGTAGAGATAACGTCTTTTTACTACCCTCAGTAATAACTATGGGTAAACTAGGATTATCTATCAC from Geminocystis sp. NIES-3709 includes:
- a CDS encoding plasmid replication protein, CyRepA1 family, giving the protein MIAYNNGYVSNSQNFLRSIHNHYQEWVESAIAPDLIEDNLVSVEGMAVYQLLFTSSDIPRTNTGAVTKRFFETYKHCLEGGWYPKNQDPKDGGEMEWVQFKPDFPRDDLKKKNKKVKYEPSPKQPSRIFSPLVNETRWGAIVKKHYPNYSDDKIKSIVSEYSNFWQWVIDNPSLPIVITEGSKKTLSLLSQNIIALGLPGVTMGFRKINGKRIIQDDLKLFCKPNRVFNIAFDADTKRTTIRDVRKAIFCLGATLQQEKCRVNILSWLPELGKGIDDVLFNADNPSKVLADIFANRMGFSYWVVEHQFKLSKVSLTINSRWCNEAVKELPRHRLIGLKASHNTGKTELIVKRIEENLNNGLPCFVLTHLESLAKALSVRFGVPYRTENDPTRNYYGFSLCIDSFYPKKDGINPDNWTEICLIVDESEQVLTHAFCGQTAIADFRPTVFRTLWDMREKIVECIIADADLSDVSINFFEKLLDTPAYIIENTYKFEGMEFFQYKTANDLLGYGEDCLARGERLFIATSSQKPKSKHGTIALENYLSKKYPELKILRIDSETTNDPTHQAYKCLGNLNTLLLLYDVVICSPSLCTGVSVDVFNHFNKVIAFSMGNISPHSFLQIMWRLRDKVERHFYCPKTGNSYVGNGSCSSIDVLASNQKIANYAVHSLGLIDSQLRLDDYDGIFIETWAKIASRTNASSRCYQELLIDLIKSQGHTVYGGDDDLGADFDEVKENAKYCQDNRNEHILSRPDIDDDQAEKLEKIKKVKGHTLDDICTSRKHKVKKAYGDVTKEILEFDDDGNYGKLKLFYYLTLGNVFLKRKDVKTAQEMASNNSNSLTSFDVGNRVLTPKITALKAINVLEIVEYCLDQGSVRNDDPKLTEINKILNVSSNAKEFRAVGITISKNVVSTINSLLRQIGFKLKCLGVIRDGDDTFREYHLEVLPNFSFDILLNWFERDKRQNKDIAMDSSVTNFPIYILEKLLRITKSENQNPQNNKNNVGVGV